In a genomic window of Pseudoglutamicibacter albus:
- the rph gene encoding ribonuclease PH produces the protein MGITNTRADGRRADQLRPVTITRAWSKNAEGSALIEFGNTRVLCTASFTEGVPRWLKGEGRGWVTAEYAMLPRATNTRNQRESVKGKIGGRTHEISRLIGRSLRSVIDTKQLGENTIVLDCDVLQADGGTRTAAITGAFVALADAVEWARQEGLVDQDAQVLTDTVAAVSVGIIDGTPVLDLPYVEDVRAETDMNVVVRGSGDFVEVQGTAEGAPFNRSELDALLDLAVTGAAELAAMQCETLGWQR, from the coding sequence ATGGGCATAACTAACACACGCGCCGATGGTCGCCGAGCAGACCAGCTGCGCCCCGTCACCATCACCCGGGCATGGTCAAAAAACGCTGAAGGCTCAGCTCTCATCGAATTCGGTAATACCCGGGTTCTGTGCACCGCTTCCTTCACCGAGGGCGTACCCCGCTGGCTCAAAGGAGAAGGGCGCGGCTGGGTTACCGCTGAATACGCGATGTTGCCGCGGGCAACCAACACCCGCAATCAGCGTGAATCCGTCAAAGGGAAAATCGGGGGCCGAACCCACGAAATTTCCCGGCTCATCGGCCGATCCCTTCGCTCCGTGATAGACACCAAACAGCTCGGTGAAAACACCATCGTGCTCGATTGCGATGTACTTCAAGCCGACGGCGGCACCCGCACCGCCGCCATCACCGGCGCATTCGTCGCACTCGCCGACGCAGTCGAATGGGCACGCCAAGAAGGCCTGGTCGATCAGGACGCGCAGGTGTTGACCGATACCGTCGCGGCAGTCTCGGTGGGCATCATCGACGGAACCCCTGTTCTGGATTTGCCTTACGTTGAGGACGTCCGCGCGGAGACGGACATGAACGTTGTGGTTCGCGGCTCGGGCGATTTCGTTGAGGTACAAGGTACCGCCGAGGGGGCGCCATTCAACCGTTCAGAGCTCGATGCACTGCTGGATTTGGCAGTGACGGGAGCGGCAGAGCTAGCCGCAATGCAATGCGAGACACTGGGATGGCAACGATGA
- the murI gene encoding glutamate racemase: MEGSVATENNAAATVTRALRGEASASDPTLAPIGVFDSGVGGLTVARAIIDQLPQESILYVGDTGRGPYGPLQLAQVRANALDIMDQLVEAGVKLLVIACNTASAAVLHDARERYTVGYGIPVVEVIKPAVRAAVRATRTGRIGVIGTQATVRSRAYEDAFAAAPHIEVRAAACPRFVEFVERGETSGEELLDVAQSYLQPLKEYGVDSLVLGCTHYPLLTGVISYVMGEDVSLVSSADETAKDVFRSLTEAGLIAPPEASARHTFMATGDTEHFSVMAQRFLGPEVTGVTHMIPRYPDNT; encoded by the coding sequence GTGGAAGGCAGCGTCGCAACAGAAAACAACGCCGCGGCTACGGTGACTCGTGCGTTGCGTGGAGAAGCTTCAGCGAGTGATCCCACGTTGGCGCCGATCGGCGTGTTCGATTCCGGGGTTGGCGGGCTCACGGTGGCTCGCGCGATCATCGATCAGCTTCCACAGGAGTCCATCCTCTATGTGGGGGATACCGGGCGCGGCCCGTATGGGCCGTTGCAGCTTGCGCAGGTGCGCGCGAATGCGCTCGACATCATGGACCAGCTGGTCGAGGCCGGTGTCAAGCTTTTGGTGATCGCATGCAACACAGCCTCGGCCGCTGTTTTGCACGATGCACGCGAGCGTTACACGGTGGGTTACGGCATCCCGGTGGTTGAAGTGATCAAGCCGGCCGTGCGTGCGGCGGTGCGTGCAACCCGTACGGGCCGCATCGGTGTGATTGGTACGCAAGCCACGGTACGCTCACGAGCCTATGAGGATGCGTTCGCGGCCGCCCCGCATATTGAGGTGCGTGCGGCTGCGTGCCCTCGTTTTGTGGAGTTCGTTGAACGCGGCGAAACCTCAGGCGAGGAACTATTGGATGTTGCCCAGAGCTATCTGCAGCCGCTCAAAGAATATGGCGTGGATTCGCTCGTGCTGGGGTGCACGCACTACCCGTTGCTCACGGGCGTGATCTCTTACGTCATGGGGGAGGACGTGAGCCTGGTGTCCTCAGCGGACGAGACCGCGAAAGACGTGTTCCGTTCCCTCACCGAGGCAGGCCTCATCGCCCCGCCCGAGGCGAGCGCGCGCCACACGTTCATGGCTACCGGTGACACCGAGCATTTCTCGGTCATGGCTCAACGATTCCTCGGACCCGAGGTGACGGGTGTAACCCACATGATCCCGCGATATCCCGACAACACTTAA
- a CDS encoding MBL fold metallo-hydrolase, with protein MKLTIIGSTGSFPGPGSPASCYLLTAHDGTRPWRVLLDFGSGSLGVLQRYMDLKDIDAVLISHLHPDHCMDLCGLHVAVHWDPEGWGRDRVRVYGPADTADRMADAYGLPRDPGMREDFDFRDWVAYEAVTIGPLTVTPYPVVHPVDEAYAFRIEGHEILEGRQIHSVLTYSGDTDECPELVEAARDADLFLCEAAFQEGRDDHIKGVHLTGKRAGEAAKAAAVQRLLLTHIPVWTDHTTVLEEARAEYSGELAVAVSGVTYGVRSGERIGDPRTATMSRVPESLARALQEAGVRHRPIPGHRGTRENPVQPGPHDPSP; from the coding sequence ATGAAACTGACGATCATCGGCTCCACGGGATCATTCCCAGGCCCCGGCTCGCCTGCATCGTGCTATCTGCTGACCGCACACGACGGAACCCGCCCGTGGCGCGTGCTACTGGATTTCGGGTCCGGATCCCTTGGCGTACTGCAACGCTACATGGACCTCAAAGACATCGACGCGGTCCTGATATCCCATCTGCATCCAGACCACTGCATGGATCTGTGCGGGTTACACGTTGCAGTGCACTGGGACCCAGAAGGCTGGGGCAGGGACCGCGTGCGGGTCTATGGCCCAGCCGATACCGCCGACCGCATGGCAGATGCCTACGGCCTACCGCGTGATCCGGGTATGCGTGAAGACTTCGACTTCCGGGATTGGGTTGCATACGAAGCCGTCACGATAGGGCCGCTGACCGTAACACCGTATCCGGTGGTCCATCCCGTCGATGAGGCCTATGCGTTCCGCATTGAAGGACACGAGATCCTCGAAGGCCGGCAAATCCACTCCGTATTGACCTATTCAGGAGATACGGACGAATGCCCCGAACTCGTCGAAGCCGCCCGTGATGCCGACCTCTTCTTGTGTGAGGCCGCATTCCAAGAAGGACGCGACGACCACATCAAGGGAGTCCACCTGACCGGAAAGCGAGCCGGGGAGGCAGCGAAAGCAGCCGCAGTCCAGCGGCTCCTGCTCACCCACATCCCCGTTTGGACCGACCACACCACCGTCTTAGAAGAAGCCCGCGCCGAATACAGTGGCGAACTCGCGGTGGCCGTCTCAGGGGTAACCTACGGCGTACGTTCAGGCGAACGCATCGGCGACCCACGCACTGCAACCATGTCCCGCGTCCCAGAATCCCTAGCACGCGCACTTCAAGAGGCCGGCGTGCGGCACCGGCCCATCCCAGGCCACCGCGGAACCCGCGAAAACCCTGTCCAACCGGGGCCACACGATCCATCGCCATAA